Proteins encoded in a region of the Vicia villosa cultivar HV-30 ecotype Madison, WI linkage group LG5, Vvil1.0, whole genome shotgun sequence genome:
- the LOC131605205 gene encoding uncharacterized protein LOC131605205 translates to MRAGEEEAQLNFKGLSDIEDDNTEDGLEEYYSEDEYVGKALWQTFKMPKSIKDYKWQLGTYFFTNQDFKDAIRTYEIHNGRNMKFKKNDKKKDESDIEQYKRIHDYAHELLRANSGSTIKVTSQPFQGEVENIENPQSQLNPHFQIMYICFKACKNNFFKCRPIIGLDGCFLKGYYGGHILAAIGRDPNDQIIPIAFAAVEGETKDSWSWFLELLISDLGWPRICKTYTFISDQQKRFCVRHLYNNFRKIFPGAKLKELMWKAATTSYTNAFEKAMLEMKGVNETAFKHLIKLAKRIITMLEEIRVYLMLKWESNREKIAKFEGDTLPNIKKKLAKESGRTKYWIVRRACEFVYEVRYISNNEEKYVVNLSTKTCSCRLWMLTGLSCCHAMTCMKSQLDVEKFMPDYYKKAVYEACYAIVIFPVNGENMGEKKDYDELQPPPIKRQPGRPKRRELETHLRVSGTRLS, encoded by the exons ATGAGAGCAGGTGAAGAAGAAGCACAACTAAATTTTAAGGGTTTGAGTGATATTGAGGATGACAATACTGAAGATGGACTTGAAGAATATTATAGTGAGGATGAATATGTTGGAAAGGCATTATGGCAAACTTTCAAAATGCCTAAAAGCATAAAGGACTATAAGTGGCAGTTGGGAACATACTTTTTTACTAACCAAGATTTCAAGGATGCCATAAGGACATACGAAATACACAATGGTAGGAACATGAAGTTcaagaaaaatgataaaaaaaaggaTGAGAGTGATAT AGAACAATACAAAAGGATACATGACTATGCACATGAACTTTTGAGGGCCAATTCTGGTTCAACAATTAAAGTTACCAGCCAACCATTCCAAGGTGAAGTAGAAAATATTGAGAATCCTCAAAGTCAACTGAATCCTCATTTTCAGATAATGTACATCTGTTTCAAAGCATGCAAGAACAATTTTTTCAAGTGTAGGCCTATAATAGGTTTGGATGGATGCTTCTTGAAGGGTTACTATGGTGGACATATTCTTGCTGCAATTGGGAGGGATCCCAATGACCAGAtaataccaattgcttttgctgCTGTGGAGGGAGAAACCAAAGATTCTTGGAGTTGGTTCCTTGAGTTGTTGATATCTGACCTAGGATGGCCAAGGATATGCAAAACCTACACTTTCATTAGTGACCAACAAAAG AGGTTCTGTGTCAG GCATTTGTACAACAATTTTAGGAAGATATTCCCAGGTGCCAAACTCAAGGAATTAATGTGGAAAGCTGCTACAACTAGCTATACTAATGCATTTGAAAAGGCTATGTTAGAGATGAAGGGTGTTAATGAGACCGCCTTCAAGCATTTGATAAAGTT GGCCAAACGTATAATAACCATGCTTGAAGAAATCAGGGTATATCTCATGCTAAAGTGGGAGTCAAATAGAGAGAAAATTGCCAAGTTTGAAGGAGATACTTTGCCCAACATCAAGAAAAAGCTTGCAAAAGAATCTGGAAGAACAAAATACTGGATTGTGAG GCGTGCATGTGAGTTTGTTTATGAGGTGAGATATATCTCAAATAATGAAGAAAAGTATGTTGTGAATTTGTCCACCAAAACGTGTTCTTGTAGGTTATGGATGCTAACTGGTTTATCTTGCTGTCATGCTATGACTTGCATGAAATCACAACTTGATGTTGAAAAATTTATGCCTGACTATTACAAAAAGGCTGTTTATGAGGCATGCTATGCAATCGTGATTTTTCCAGTCAATGGAGAAAATATGGGGGAGAAGAAAGACTATGATGAATTACAACCACCACCTATCAAGAGGCAACCAGGAAGGCCAAAAAGAAGAGAACTAGAGACCCATCTGAGAGTATCAGGAACGAGACTCAGCTAA
- the LOC131607086 gene encoding DNA replication licensing factor MCM4-like gives MASNSSPMDFDPSSPDIPPSSPIPNTVSTPGRRRRRQSTTPSAYGTPQGNRSRLASSDATPTPSRNRRGGGIPSGRRVPATPTSTSDDIPMSSEGGDGYDMDDAGPTYVWGTNISVEDVNDAIQRFLKHFREQSTSQGDIDDLDTEGKYEKLIKQVIELEGESIDVDARDVFDHDPDLYTKMVRYPLEVLAIFDMVLMNMVTRMKPLFEKHVQARIYNLKTSTSMRNLNPSDVERMISMKGMIIRSSSIIPEIREAIFRCLVCGFCSDPVLVERGRIAEPTVCLREECQSRNSMTLVHNRCKFTDKQIVRLQETPDEIPEGGTPHTVSLLMHDKLVDTGKPGDRVEVTGIYRAMSVRVGPTQRTVKSLFKTYIDCLHIKKTSKSRMLVEDAMEADNGQGRNAEEVIFSEEKVAQLKELSKQPDIYERLTKSLAPNIWELDDVKKGLLCQLFGGNALKLATGASFRGDINVLLVGDPGTSKSQLLQYIHKLSPRGIYTSGRGSSAVGLTAYVAKDPETGETVLESGALVLSDRGICCIDEFDKMSDNARSMLHEVMEQQTVSIAKAGIIASLNARTSVLACANPSGSRYNPRLSVIDNIHLPPTLLSRFDLIYLLLDKADEQTDRRLAKHIVSLHFKDHETMEQDVLDISTLTDYVSYARKHIHPQLSDEAADELITGYVKIRGRGKFTGSSKKVITATPRQIESLLRLSEALARIRFSEWVEKHDVLEAFRLLEVAMQQSAMDIKTGTIDMDLITTGVSASERIRRESLVQDTRNIIMEKMQIGGRSMRLLEILEELKNQSPGNEIHLNDLRNAVSTLASEGFLSMVGDSVKRT, from the exons ATGGCTTCCAATTCTTCTCCCATGGATTTCG ATCCTTCGTCACCGGACATTCCCCCCTCAAGTCCAATCCCCAACACAGTATCCACTCCCGGCCGGAGACGCCGCCGTCAGTCTACTACGCCGTCGGCATACGGAACTCCGCAGGGTAACCGATCTCGCTTGGCTTCCTCTGATGCTACTCCAACTCCCTCACGCAACCGCAGAGGCGGTGGTATTCCATCTGGCCGTCGTGTCCCCGCTACCCCGACCTCCACTTCCGACGATATACCGATGTCATCTGAAGGCGGAGACGGTTATGACATGGACGATGCTGGTCCTACCTACGTCTGGGGTACTAACATAAGTGTGGAGGATGTGAATGATGCGATTCAGAGGTTTTTGAAGCACTTCAGGGAACAGTCTACTTCGCAGGGGGATATTGATGATTTGGATACTGAAGGGAAGTATGAGAAATTGATTAAACAGGTTATTGAACTAGAAGGTGAATCTATTGATGTTGATGCTCGTGATGTGTTTGATCATGATCCTGATTTGTATACCAAGATGGTTAGGTATCCTCTTGAGGTGTTGGCTATTTTTGACATGGTTTTGATGAACATGGTTACCAGAATGAAACCCTTGTTTGAGAAGCATGTGCAGGCTAGGATTTATAATCTCAAAACCTCAACTTCTATGAGAAATTTAAACCCTTCTG ATGTTGAGAGGATGATCTCAATGAAGGGAATGATCATTCGGAGTAGCTCAATTATACCTGAAATTAGGGAAGCTATATTTAGGTGTCTTGTGTGTGGATTTTGCTCTGATCCAGTTCTTGTGGAGAGGG GACGAATAGCTGAACCTACTGTATGCCTGAGGGAAGAGTGTCAGTCCAGAAATTCAATGACACTTGTTCACAACCGATGCAA GTTTACCGATAAACAAATTGTGAGGCTCCAGGAGACACCCGACGAAATACCTGAAGGAGGAACACCTCACACTGTTAGCTTGCTGATGCATGACAAGCTGGTGGATACTGGAAAGCCAGGTGACCGAGTTGAG GTAACTGGTATATACAGGGCTATGAGTGTCAGGGTGGGTCCAACTCAAAGAACTGTTAAGTCATTGTTCAAA ACTTATATTGATTGTCTTCACATAAAGAAGACATCAAAGTCCCGGATGCTAGTTGAGGATGCTATGGAGGCTGACAATGGCCAGGGTAGAAATGCAGAAGAAGTTATATTTAGTGAAGAAAAG GTGGCTCAACTGAAGGAGCTATCAAAACAACCAGATATTTATGAAAGACTGACAAAGTCATTGGCGCCAAACATCTGGGAGCTAGATGATGTAAAGAAAGGTCTTCTTTGCCAG ctTTTTGGTGGAAATGCTTTGAAGTTGGCAACTGGTGCAAGCTTTCGTGGTGATATAAATGTTCTCCTTGTTGGTGATCCTGGAACAAGCAAGTCACAGCTACTTCAGTACATACACAAACTATCTCCACGTGGCATTTACACTAGTGGAAGAGGGAGCTCTGCTGTTGGATTGACTGCTTACGTGGCCAAAGATCCGGAAACAGGAGAAACT GTTCTTGAGAGTGGTGCCCTAGTTTTGAGCGACCGAGGCATCTGCTGCATAGATGAATTTGACAAAATGTCTGACAATGCAAGGAGCATGTTGCATGAG GTGATGGAACAACAAACTGTTTCAATAGCAAAGGCAGGCATTATTGCTTCCCTCAATGCTAGGACATCGGTGTTGGCCTGTGCTAATCCTAGTGGATCACGATATAATCCTCGCCTGTCTGTCATTGACAACATACACCTTCCTCCCACTCTTTTATCCAG GTTTGATTTGATTTACTTATTACTTGACAAGGCTGATGAACAGACTGACAGACGACTTGCCAAACATATTGTGTCCCTACACTTTAAGGATCATGAG ACCATGGAGCAGGATGTGTTGGATATTTCTACACTAACTGATTACGTCAGCTATGCCCGAAAGCATATACATCCACAGCTGTCAGATGAAGCTGCTGATGAATTGATTACCGGCTATGTAAAAATAAGGGGTAGGGGAAAATTTACTGGCAGTAGCAAAAAG GTAATTACAGCAACTCCGAGGCAGATTGAGAGTTTGTTACGCCTTAGTGAAGCATTGGCTAGGATACGCTTCTCAGAATGG GTTGAAAAGCATGATGTATTAGAGGCATTTCGGCTTCTGGAAGTTGCGATGCAGCAGTCTGCAATGGATATAAAAACTG GAACTATTGACATGGATCTTATTACTACTGGTGTTTCGGCAAGTGAAAGGATCAGACGAGAAAGTTTGGTTCAAGACACTCGCAACATAATCATGGAGAAGATGCAAATTGGAGGACGGTCCATGCGTTTATTGGAG ATATTGGAAGAATTGAAGAATCAGAGCCCTGGCAACGAAATTCATCTTAATGAT CTAAGGAATGCAGTTTCTACTCTTGCAAGCGAAGGATTTCTTTCCATGGTTGGTGACAGTGTAAAAAGAACATGA
- the LOC131607088 gene encoding nuclear polyadenylated RNA-binding protein 3-like codes for MENQSSTTSSSMQFLILEQVQFLKENDESLFQWELVDVVDAEEEEDIVDDVDGESFVSWAVSSPIGDPIEGINHGLLHLDDGFSEEQVKVNHDVGGDDDDEDDDDDEEDDLDDELVPWDIGNKLGRQRMRKLGKRVSSKMNNSKRSPYLFVSPGCVRGKHGMGLKHCF; via the coding sequence ATGGAAAACCAATCTTCAACAACCTCTTCATCGATGCAGTTTCTCATCCTCGAACAAGTTCAATTCTTGAAGGAAAACGATGAATCTCTTTTTCAATGGGAACTTGTCGATGTGGTTGacgctgaagaagaagaagacatagTCGACGATGTTGACGGGGAATCTTTCGTTTCTTGGGCTGTTTCTTCTCCAATCGGTGACCCAATTGAAGGAATAAACCATGGTCTTCTTCATCTCGATGATGGGTTCAGTGAGGAACAGGTTAAGGTTAACCATGATGTTGGTGGTGacgatgatgatgaggatgatgatgatgatgaggaagaTGATTTGGATGATGAGCTTGTTCCATGGGATATAGGGAACAAGTTGGGGAGACAGAGAATGAGGAAATTGGGGAAAAGGGTTTCATCTAAGATGAACAATTCCAAGAGGTCTCCTTATCTTTTTGTGAGCCCTGGTTGTGTTCGTGGCAAACATGGCATGGGGCTTAAACACTGTTTCTAA